Proteins encoded in a region of the Streptomyces sp. PCS3-D2 genome:
- a CDS encoding GAF domain-containing sensor histidine kinase, with amino-acid sequence MGGDERDPARPGLPGLRLDELLAELQVRIDEVRGARDRLNGLLDAVMSVGRELDLPQVLRRIVEAAVVLVDAEYGALGVIGDDRKLAQFLPVGIGDDLRAEIGDLPSGHGLLGELIRHPEPLRLAELSDHPASYGFPAHHPPMHSFLGVPIRVREAVFGNLYMTEKRGGMAFDEEDEGVLSTLAVAAGIAIENARLFEEVRLRERWLAASSAFTSALLSGSAETEVLEGMLERARDITGADLGVFSVVGQSGELRDSLAVGEGADAHRGVVLPSSGGTLAAVALGEQDRLIAVADVEADDRITVQPERWRGFGPAVVVTFGTRQRVSGVLTLARRRGRPGFARAQIAALPGFAGQAAVALELAARRREAEQTSMLEDHDRIARDLHDLAIQRLFATGMTLQSAQRFVEHPEASERLARAIDDLDATIKIIRSTIFGLREHEAPGGPPKLRVRAVRAVEEAAPVLGFTPALRMEGLIDTEVSDETADEVLAVITEGLTNVARHAKARRADVSISAAEGVLTVLVGDDGVGMAEGGRRSGLRNLAERAERLGGELSVSAPGPNGQGTTLRWRVPLDAVGHRPPSG; translated from the coding sequence ATGGGCGGGGACGAGCGGGATCCCGCGCGCCCGGGGCTCCCGGGGTTGCGGCTGGACGAACTGCTCGCGGAGCTCCAGGTCCGCATCGACGAGGTCCGTGGGGCGAGGGACCGTCTCAACGGCCTCCTCGACGCCGTGATGTCCGTCGGCCGGGAGCTGGACCTGCCGCAGGTCCTGAGGCGCATCGTCGAAGCCGCCGTCGTGCTGGTGGACGCGGAGTACGGAGCGCTGGGGGTCATCGGCGACGACCGGAAGCTCGCCCAGTTCCTCCCCGTCGGCATCGGCGACGACCTCCGGGCCGAGATCGGCGACCTGCCCTCCGGCCACGGACTCCTCGGCGAGCTCATCCGCCACCCCGAGCCGCTCCGCCTCGCCGAACTGTCCGATCATCCCGCCTCCTACGGCTTCCCGGCCCACCACCCCCCGATGCACTCCTTCCTCGGGGTTCCCATCCGGGTCCGCGAGGCCGTGTTCGGCAACCTCTACATGACCGAGAAGCGCGGGGGCATGGCCTTCGACGAGGAGGACGAGGGCGTTCTGTCCACCTTGGCGGTGGCGGCCGGCATCGCCATCGAGAACGCCCGCCTCTTCGAAGAGGTGCGCCTCCGGGAGCGCTGGCTGGCCGCCAGCTCCGCATTCACCAGTGCCCTGCTCTCCGGCTCGGCCGAGACGGAGGTGCTGGAAGGGATGCTGGAGCGTGCCCGCGACATCACCGGCGCCGACCTCGGTGTCTTCTCCGTCGTGGGCCAGAGCGGTGAACTGCGCGACTCGCTGGCCGTGGGGGAGGGCGCCGATGCGCACCGCGGCGTCGTGCTGCCCAGCAGCGGCGGCACACTGGCAGCCGTCGCCCTCGGCGAGCAGGACCGACTGATCGCCGTGGCCGACGTCGAGGCCGACGACCGGATCACCGTGCAGCCGGAACGGTGGCGGGGATTCGGCCCCGCCGTCGTCGTCACGTTCGGCACCAGGCAGCGGGTGAGCGGCGTCCTCACCCTGGCCCGCAGGCGCGGTCGCCCGGGGTTCGCCCGCGCGCAGATCGCGGCACTGCCCGGGTTCGCCGGCCAGGCCGCGGTGGCGCTGGAGCTCGCCGCCCGCCGCCGGGAAGCCGAGCAGACGAGCATGCTGGAGGACCACGACCGCATCGCCCGCGACCTCCACGATCTCGCCATCCAGCGGCTCTTCGCCACGGGCATGACCCTCCAGAGCGCCCAGCGCTTCGTGGAGCACCCCGAGGCTTCCGAGCGTCTCGCGCGGGCGATCGACGATCTGGACGCCACCATCAAGATCATCCGTTCGACGATCTTCGGGCTCCGGGAACACGAGGCTCCCGGAGGTCCTCCGAAGTTGCGCGTCCGCGCCGTACGGGCGGTGGAGGAAGCCGCCCCGGTACTCGGCTTCACCCCGGCCCTGCGGATGGAGGGCCTGATCGACACCGAGGTGTCCGACGAGACCGCCGACGAGGTGCTCGCCGTGATCACGGAAGGGCTCACCAACGTCGCCCGGCACGCCAAGGCGCGCCGGGCGGACGTCTCGATCTCGGCCGCCGAAGGAGTCCTGACCGTACTGGTCGGCGACGACGGAGTCGGGATGGCGGAGGGAGGCCGCCGCAGCGGGCTCCGCAACCTTGCGGAACGGGCCGAACGCCTGGGAGGCGAACTCTCCGTGTCCGCGCCCGGGCCGAACGGTCAGGGCACGACGCTGCGCTGGCGGGTCCCCTTGGACGCCGTGGGACACCGCCCGCCTTCCGGGTGA
- a CDS encoding pyridoxamine 5'-phosphate oxidase family protein, translating into MDQETSRRPADGPAANRVRPTRQLDRTEALRLLATVSLGRLVFTHRALPAIRPTSHHVDGEDVLVRVDEGVSRASLAPTPGEPGLVLGYEADAIDACTHLGWSVVVIGHAELIVNRDEAERLAALLDPWRDRPMADVLRIRSELVTGFRLGS; encoded by the coding sequence ATGGATCAGGAAACCAGCAGGAGACCGGCCGACGGCCCCGCGGCGAACCGGGTGCGGCCCACACGGCAACTGGACCGTACCGAGGCGCTGCGGCTCCTGGCCACCGTCTCGCTCGGCCGCCTCGTCTTCACCCACCGGGCGCTGCCGGCCATCCGGCCGACGAGCCACCACGTCGACGGGGAGGACGTTCTCGTCCGCGTGGACGAGGGCGTTTCACGCGCGTCGCTGGCGCCCACGCCCGGCGAACCCGGTCTCGTCCTCGGCTACGAAGCCGACGCCATCGACGCCTGCACCCATCTCGGCTGGAGCGTCGTCGTGATCGGTCACGCCGAGCTCATCGTGAACCGCGACGAAGCCGAACGGCTGGCGGCCCTGCTCGACCCGTGGAGGGACCGACCGATGGCCGACGTCCTGCGCATCCGGTCCGAACTCGTCACGGGCTTCCGCCTCGGATCCTGA
- a CDS encoding DUF1918 domain-containing protein, which translates to MEKRMSGHGTRARLGDEIVVGGPTVGKPGRDGEVVGLHHDDGTPPYDVRWSDTGRTTLYFPGPDAHIRHLGPDDSA; encoded by the coding sequence ATGGAGAAGCGCATGTCAGGGCACGGCACCCGGGCCCGTCTCGGCGACGAGATAGTCGTGGGAGGGCCGACGGTGGGCAAGCCGGGCCGGGACGGCGAAGTCGTCGGCCTGCACCACGACGACGGCACTCCGCCCTACGACGTCCGCTGGTCGGACACCGGCAGGACGACGCTGTACTTCCCCGGGCCCGACGCCCACATCCGGCATCTGGGCCCGGACGACTCCGCATGA
- a CDS encoding Crp/Fnr family transcriptional regulator, whose amino-acid sequence MRTTPPTKVAGALPAEHRSRLMGVAREVNFPESARLFDEGGRADRFWIVRTGLVALDVPVPGRPPAVIESLGPGELVGCSWMLEPRSWRLGAVATTPVRTYEFDAAAVRTMMDADPAFGSAMGHWVAQVLAHRLHSARVRLLDLYAPHGSGSRV is encoded by the coding sequence ATGAGGACCACTCCCCCTACGAAAGTCGCCGGTGCGCTGCCGGCTGAACACCGTTCCCGGCTGATGGGTGTTGCCCGGGAGGTCAACTTCCCCGAGAGCGCACGCCTCTTCGACGAGGGCGGGCGCGCGGACAGGTTCTGGATCGTCCGTACGGGCCTCGTGGCCCTGGACGTGCCCGTGCCCGGCAGACCGCCTGCGGTGATCGAAAGCCTCGGGCCGGGTGAACTCGTCGGGTGCTCGTGGATGTTGGAGCCCCGTTCCTGGAGGCTGGGGGCCGTGGCCACGACGCCGGTTCGCACCTACGAGTTCGACGCCGCCGCCGTGCGCACGATGATGGACGCCGACCCTGCCTTCGGCTCCGCGATGGGCCACTGGGTCGCGCAGGTGCTCGCGCACCGGCTGCACTCCGCCCGGGTACGGCTGCTCGACCTCTACGCCCCGCACGGCAGCGGCAGCCGTGTCTGA